ATCACAGGCATCAAAGTTACGCATGACCTGATCGGTGAAGGTGACGTTGTAGAGAAGCTCCAGACTCAGATGCAGTCCGGTGAAAACATCTATGATGCTTACATCAATGACTCCGACCTCATCGGTACACATGCACGATACCAGCAGGTTCGTAACCTGACAGACTGGATGTCGAAAGAAGGTAAAGACGTAACTTTGCCAACTTTGGATTTGGAAGACTTTATTGGTTCGTCTTTCACAACCGGTCCAGATGGCAAGCTTTACCAGCTTCCTGACCAGCAGTTCGCAAACCTTTACTGGTTCCGTTACGACTGGTTTACAAACCCAGAAATCAAAGCTCAGTTTAAAGCCAAATACGGCTACGAGCTTGGTGTTCCGGTTAACTGGTCTGCATACGAAGACATCGCTGAATTCTTCACAAACGATGTGAAAGAAATCGACGGTGAAAAAGTATACGGTCACATGGACTACGGTAAAAAAGATCCATCTTTGGGTTGGCGCTTTACCGATGCATGGCTCTCCATGGCTGGTGCTGGCGACAAGGGTATCCCGAATGGTTTCCCTGTTGACGAATGGGGCATTCGCGTAGACGGCTGTTCACCAGTTGGTTCTTCCGTTGAGCGTGGTGGTGCTACTGATGGTCCTGCTGCTGTTTACTCAATCAACAAGTACATTGATTGGTTGAAGAAGTATGCTCCGCCTGAAGCTGGTGGCATGGTGTTCTCCGAAGCTGGTCCTGTTCCAGCCCAAGGGTCTATCGCTCAGCAGATCTTCTGGTACACAGCCTTCACTGCCGACATGGTGAAAGAAGGTCTTCCAGTAGTGAATGCAGACGGCACTCCAAAGTGGCGTATGGCTCCTTCTCCGAAGGGCGCTTACTGGGAAGAAGGCATGAAGCTTGGTTATCAGGACGCTGGTTCCTGGACCTTGATGAAGTCTACTCCTGAAGATCGTGCAAAAGCTGCGTGGCTCTACGCACAGTTTACTGTTGCAAAGTCCACTTCTTTGAAGAAATCCCACGTTGGTCTGACCTTCGTGCGTGACAGTGACGTGCGTCACGAATCCTTCACAGAACGTGCGCCTAAGCTCGGTGGTCTTGTTGAATTCTACCGTTCGCCAGCTCGCGTTCAGTGGACACCAACAGGTACAAACGTTCCTGATTATCCAAAGCTGGCTCAGCTGTGGTGGCAGAACATTGGTGATGCATCTTCTGGCGCAAAAACTGCTCAGGAAGCTATGACATCCCTTGCAACTGCTCAGGATAAAGTTCTGGCTCGTATCGAACGTGCTGGCATTCAGGGCGAATGTGGTCCGAAACTTAACGAACCACAGTCCCGTGATTATTGGTTGTCTCAGCCAGGTGCGCCTAAGGCTCGCCTTGGTAACGAGAAGCCTCAGCCAATCACTGTTGATTATGATGAGCTGTTAGAGAGCTGGGCTGACGAAAGCTAAGCGCTTTACTTAAGAGCAAGCAATTTTGGGGCTGGCAGGTGTAAACCTGCCAGCCCCTTTTGTTTGACAGGTTTGTGTATTCCAGAAGCATTTCTCATAATCTTAAGGGAGTTTATGTAAGTAGAGGGGAAAGTCAGTAACATTTGGCTCAGTGCCAAACCTATTTCTCCGTCAAGCATAGAGATCCGGTTTCGCATATTCAGGAGGTTTTCGAGTGCTCGCAAGAGATGCCAATCGAAAGTGGTGGATCCTCGGCGCGATGGGCGGGGTCCTTGCCGTTATACTGCTGGACTTTACTGTTGTTGGCGTAGCATTGCCTTCAATGAAAAAGGAAATTGGACTATCGGAGCTTGGCTCCCATTGGGTGATCAATGCCTATTTTCTCGTCATGGCAGTAGGGGTCGCTGTTTTTGGGCGCCTTGGTGATATAATTGGACAAAAGTCCATTTTATTCAGTGGTCTGATTATTTTTGGCGTGTCATCGCTTCTTTGTGCTGCTGCGCAGAATACTGAAATGATTGTTGGGGCCAGAATAGGGCAGGGGCTTGGTGCAGCCCTGATTTTCCCCTGTGGTATGTCGATTATTGCGAATGTCTTTGAACCAGAGCAGCGTGGATTTGCCTACGGTATTCAAACGGCAACCTCTGGTATTGCAATGGCCCTTGGCCCCTTAACTGGCGGTATTATCTCCAACTTCATATCATGGCGGGGCGTGTTCTGGATTAATGCTCCCATTGTTCTTGCAATTGTGCTCATCATGCTC
This genomic window from Pseudovibrio sp. M1P-2-3 contains:
- a CDS encoding ABC transporter substrate-binding protein codes for the protein MRGSLLASVAFAAMVTASGSAFADMEAAKKWVADEFQPSTLSQEEQLKEMDWFVKAAQPFKGMEIKVVSETITTHEYEAKVLAKAFTEITGIKVTHDLIGEGDVVEKLQTQMQSGENIYDAYINDSDLIGTHARYQQVRNLTDWMSKEGKDVTLPTLDLEDFIGSSFTTGPDGKLYQLPDQQFANLYWFRYDWFTNPEIKAQFKAKYGYELGVPVNWSAYEDIAEFFTNDVKEIDGEKVYGHMDYGKKDPSLGWRFTDAWLSMAGAGDKGIPNGFPVDEWGIRVDGCSPVGSSVERGGATDGPAAVYSINKYIDWLKKYAPPEAGGMVFSEAGPVPAQGSIAQQIFWYTAFTADMVKEGLPVVNADGTPKWRMAPSPKGAYWEEGMKLGYQDAGSWTLMKSTPEDRAKAAWLYAQFTVAKSTSLKKSHVGLTFVRDSDVRHESFTERAPKLGGLVEFYRSPARVQWTPTGTNVPDYPKLAQLWWQNIGDASSGAKTAQEAMTSLATAQDKVLARIERAGIQGECGPKLNEPQSRDYWLSQPGAPKARLGNEKPQPITVDYDELLESWADES